The Pseudomonas wenzhouensis genome has a segment encoding these proteins:
- the uraD gene encoding 2-oxo-4-hydroxy-4-carboxy-5-ureidoimidazoline decarboxylase, with translation MSRFQTLTPSTLSRDAFVAAFADIYEHSPWVAEKAYDLGLDESVDDIERLQQRMADILLSASHEAQLALINAHPDLAGKAAVRGELTASSTAEQSGAGIHECSAEEFARFTELNDAYKAKFGFPFIKAVRGSNRHQILAAFEERIHNTPEQEFATALAEINKIALFRLQQL, from the coding sequence ATGAGCCGTTTCCAGACCCTGACCCCGTCCACGCTGAGCCGCGATGCGTTCGTCGCAGCCTTCGCCGATATTTACGAGCACTCGCCCTGGGTCGCCGAGAAGGCCTATGACCTCGGCCTGGACGAAAGCGTCGACGACATCGAGCGCCTGCAGCAGCGCATGGCCGATATCCTCCTGTCCGCCAGCCATGAGGCGCAGTTGGCGCTGATCAACGCGCACCCGGATCTGGCCGGCAAGGCGGCGGTGCGCGGCGAGCTGACCGCCTCCAGCACCGCCGAGCAATCCGGTGCCGGCATCCACGAATGCAGCGCCGAGGAGTTCGCCCGCTTCACTGAACTCAACGACGCCTACAAGGCCAAGTTCGGCTTCCCCTTCATCAAGGCCGTCAGGGGCAGCAACCGCCACCAGATCCTGGCAGCCTTCGAAGAGCGCATTCACAACACGCCGGAGCAGGAGTTCGCCACCGCACTGGCCGAGATCAACAAGATCGCCCTCTTCCGCCTGCAGCAGCTGTAA
- the uraH gene encoding hydroxyisourate hydrolase, giving the protein MGRLTTHVLDAAHGCPGSDIKVELYRVEGAQLELINTVTTNHDGRCDAPVLQGDDYLTGVYQLHFHAGDYYRARGVTLPEPAFLDVVVLRFGIDAGQEHYHVPLLISPYSYSTYRGS; this is encoded by the coding sequence ATGGGACGTTTGACTACGCATGTACTGGACGCCGCACACGGTTGCCCAGGGAGTGACATCAAGGTCGAGCTGTATCGCGTCGAAGGCGCGCAGCTGGAGCTGATCAATACCGTTACCACCAACCACGATGGCCGTTGCGACGCGCCGGTGCTGCAGGGCGATGACTACCTTACGGGCGTCTACCAGCTGCATTTCCATGCCGGCGACTATTACCGCGCCCGTGGCGTGACGCTGCCGGAACCGGCTTTTCTCGATGTTGTGGTGCTGCGTTTCGGCATCGATGCCGGCCAGGAGCACTACCACGTGCCGCTACTGATTTCGCCTTACAGCTACTCCACCTATCGCGGTAGCTGA
- a CDS encoding NCS2 family permease → MESIKQEQHATQLARGGLLDRFFKLTEHRTTLKTELLAGLTTFVTMAYIIFVNPNIMATAGIDHGAAFVATCIGAALGCFLMGLYANWPVGLAPGMGLNAFFTYTVVGEMGYSWQIALGAVFISGVLFMIMSLSKIREWLLNSIPMSLRFAMGAGVGLFLGLIGLKTAGIVVDSPATLLTMGSFANPSALLAAICFLLIAVLSHRNVFGAILFSMLGVTAIGWALGLVEYGGLVSMPPSLAPTFLAMDIAGAFNVAMISVILAFLFVNMFDTAGTLMGVAHRANLVDEDGKIQNLSKALKADSTSSVVGAMVGCPPVTSYVESAAGVAAGGRTGLTAITVGILFLAAMFFAPLAGMIPAYATAGALIYVAMLMMSGMAHIDWKDHTDTIPAIVTVVMMPLTFSIANGIALGFLTYATLKLLTGQRDKVSISLYVLCAIFIAKFAFL, encoded by the coding sequence GTGGAAAGCATCAAACAAGAACAACACGCGACTCAACTGGCAAGAGGAGGTCTGCTCGACCGCTTCTTCAAACTGACCGAGCACCGCACCACCCTCAAGACCGAACTGCTGGCCGGTCTGACGACCTTCGTCACCATGGCCTACATCATTTTCGTCAACCCCAACATCATGGCCACCGCCGGCATCGATCACGGCGCCGCATTCGTCGCCACCTGCATCGGTGCGGCGCTGGGCTGCTTCCTGATGGGGCTGTACGCCAACTGGCCGGTCGGCCTGGCACCGGGCATGGGCCTGAACGCCTTCTTCACCTACACCGTCGTCGGTGAAATGGGTTATAGCTGGCAGATCGCACTAGGCGCAGTATTCATCTCCGGCGTGCTGTTCATGATCATGAGCCTGTCGAAAATCCGCGAATGGCTGCTCAACAGCATCCCGATGAGCCTGCGCTTTGCCATGGGCGCCGGGGTCGGCCTGTTCCTCGGCCTGATCGGTCTGAAGACTGCCGGCATCGTCGTCGACAGCCCGGCCACCCTGCTGACCATGGGCTCGTTCGCCAACCCGTCGGCGCTGCTGGCCGCCATATGCTTCCTGCTGATCGCCGTGCTCAGCCACCGCAACGTGTTCGGCGCCATCCTCTTCAGCATGCTCGGCGTAACCGCCATCGGCTGGGCCCTGGGCCTGGTGGAATATGGTGGCCTGGTGTCGATGCCGCCGAGCCTGGCACCGACCTTCCTGGCCATGGACATCGCCGGCGCGTTCAACGTGGCGATGATCAGCGTGATCCTGGCCTTCCTCTTCGTAAACATGTTCGACACCGCCGGCACCCTGATGGGCGTCGCCCACCGCGCCAACCTGGTGGATGAAGACGGCAAGATCCAGAACCTGTCCAAGGCGCTGAAAGCCGACTCCACCTCCAGCGTGGTCGGTGCGATGGTTGGCTGCCCACCGGTGACCAGCTATGTGGAAAGCGCTGCCGGTGTCGCTGCCGGCGGCCGTACCGGCCTGACCGCCATCACCGTCGGTATCCTGTTTCTCGCCGCGATGTTCTTCGCTCCGCTGGCCGGCATGATTCCCGCCTATGCCACCGCAGGCGCGCTGATCTACGTGGCGATGCTGATGATGAGCGGCATGGCGCACATCGACTGGAAAGACCATACCGACACCATCCCGGCCATCGTCACCGTGGTGATGATGCCGCTGACCTTCTCCATCGCCAACGGTATCGCCCTGGGCTTTCTCACCTACGCCACACTCAAGCTGCTGACCGGCCAGCGTGACAAGGTATCGATCAGCCTGTACGTGCTGTGCGCGATCTTCATCGCCAAGTTCGCCTTCCTCTGA
- a CDS encoding ureidoglycolate lyase, whose amino-acid sequence MRSLTIEPLSKEAFAPFGDVIETDGSDFFMINNGSTRRYHKLATVQTAQPEDQAIISIFSAEALEMPVTIRMLERHPLGSQAFIPLLGHPFLIVVAPLGDAPVSGSVRAFLSNGRQGVNYHRGVWHHPVLTIEKRDDFLVVDRSGSGNNCDEHFFNEDEFLLLNPHQ is encoded by the coding sequence ATGCGTAGCCTGACCATCGAGCCCCTGAGCAAAGAAGCCTTCGCCCCATTCGGTGACGTGATCGAAACCGACGGTAGCGACTTCTTCATGATCAATAACGGTTCCACCCGCCGCTATCACAAGCTGGCCACGGTGCAGACCGCGCAGCCGGAGGACCAGGCCATCATCAGCATCTTCAGCGCCGAAGCGCTCGAGATGCCCGTGACCATCCGCATGCTGGAGCGCCATCCGCTGGGCAGCCAGGCTTTCATTCCGCTGCTCGGCCACCCCTTTCTGATCGTGGTCGCGCCACTTGGCGATGCACCTGTATCAGGGTCCGTCCGTGCCTTCCTCAGCAATGGCAGGCAGGGCGTCAATTACCATCGCGGCGTCTGGCACCACCCGGTGCTGACGATCGAAAAGCGGGATGACTTCCTGGTGGTTGATCGCAGTGGTTCCGGCAACAACTGCGATGAGCATTTCTTCAATGAGGACGAGTTTCTTCTCCTCAACCCCCACCAATAA
- a CDS encoding urate hydroxylase PuuD, whose protein sequence is MEAHFTEWLNLGIRWIHMITGIAWIGASFYFVWLENNLNRSNPHEGLSGDLWAIHGGGIYHLEKYKLAPPKMPENLHWFKWEAYFTWLSGVALLLVVYYLNPSLYLVKPGVDLAPAAAIAIGLGSMAVSYVIYHLLCDSPLGKRPALLGAVLFVLIIAAAYGFSQIFSGRAAYIHVGAIIGTIMVGNVFFTIMPAQRALVKAIETNTTPDPLLPAKGLLRSRHNNYFTLPVLFIMISNHFPSTYGSQYNWAILAGIAILAVLVRHYFNTRHDSSKYVWTLPAAALGMICLAYVTAPAQRAPAAAPVAAVEQPSSAAPAKVEEASPAATPAEQAASTNGTAAVSVGASDFAKVESVIHERCTVCHSASPTSPMFSTAPAGFMLDTPEQMKAQAAKIHAQTVATQIMPLGNITQMTQDERDLIGSWIAEGAQIN, encoded by the coding sequence GTGGAAGCACATTTCACCGAATGGCTAAACCTGGGCATCCGCTGGATCCATATGATCACCGGTATCGCCTGGATCGGCGCATCCTTCTATTTCGTCTGGCTGGAGAACAACCTCAACCGGAGCAACCCACACGAGGGCCTGTCGGGCGACCTCTGGGCGATTCACGGCGGCGGCATCTACCACCTGGAAAAGTACAAGCTGGCTCCGCCGAAAATGCCGGAGAACCTGCACTGGTTCAAATGGGAGGCCTACTTCACCTGGCTGTCGGGCGTCGCCCTGCTGCTGGTGGTGTATTACCTCAACCCCAGCCTGTATCTGGTCAAGCCCGGCGTCGACCTGGCGCCCGCTGCGGCCATCGCCATCGGTCTTGGCTCGATGGCAGTCAGCTATGTGATCTATCACCTGCTCTGCGACTCCCCGCTGGGCAAGCGTCCGGCCCTGCTCGGCGCCGTGCTGTTCGTGCTGATCATCGCCGCCGCCTACGGCTTCAGCCAGATATTCAGTGGCCGCGCGGCGTACATCCATGTCGGCGCAATCATCGGCACCATCATGGTCGGCAACGTGTTCTTCACTATCATGCCGGCCCAGCGTGCACTGGTTAAGGCCATCGAAACCAACACCACGCCCGATCCGCTGCTGCCGGCCAAAGGTCTGCTGCGCTCGCGCCACAACAACTACTTCACCCTGCCGGTGCTGTTCATCATGATCAGCAACCACTTCCCGAGCACTTACGGCAGCCAGTACAACTGGGCGATCCTGGCCGGGATTGCGATCCTGGCGGTGCTGGTACGTCACTACTTCAACACCCGCCACGACAGCAGCAAGTACGTCTGGACCCTGCCAGCGGCAGCACTGGGCATGATCTGCCTGGCCTACGTCACGGCGCCGGCGCAACGCGCACCGGCCGCTGCTCCAGTCGCAGCCGTCGAGCAGCCGTCCAGCGCAGCACCGGCCAAGGTGGAAGAGGCAAGCCCGGCAGCCACACCTGCCGAGCAAGCCGCCAGCACAAACGGCACAGCAGCCGTCAGCGTCGGCGCGAGTGATTTTGCCAAGGTCGAAAGCGTGATTCACGAACGCTGCACCGTGTGCCACTCGGCCAGCCCCACCAGCCCGATGTTCAGCACGGCACCGGCCGGCTTCATGCTCGACACCCCCGAGCAGATGAAGGCACAAGCGGCAAAGATTCACGCACAGACCGTGGCCACGCAGATCATGCCCCTGGGCAATATCACCCAGATGACCCAGGACGAACGCGACCTGATCGGTAGCTGGATCGCCGAAGGCGCGCAGATCAACTGA
- a CDS encoding GntR family transcriptional regulator yields the protein MNDQLQPLKKQPRAGKSSRSGTQDDVVYAHIFDAILEQRLAPGTKLSEEALGEIFGVSRTIIRRALSRLAHEGVVLLRPNRGAVVASPSVEEARQIFYARRLVERAITELAVEHATAEQLAELRQMVRDEQDSFSRGDRGAGIRLSGEFHLKLAEAARNAPLFSFQRSLVSQTSLIIAQYESSGRSHCSYDEHNQLIDAIEARDVERAVHLMMHHMDHIDSKLNLDEESASDDLHAVFSHLLQTKKKPGRNGANR from the coding sequence ATGAACGATCAATTGCAGCCACTGAAGAAGCAGCCGCGTGCAGGCAAAAGCAGCCGCAGCGGGACTCAGGACGATGTCGTATATGCCCATATTTTCGATGCCATTCTCGAGCAGCGTCTGGCGCCCGGCACCAAGCTGAGCGAAGAGGCGCTGGGTGAGATCTTCGGTGTCAGTCGTACCATCATTCGTCGCGCCCTGTCGCGTCTGGCTCACGAGGGCGTGGTGCTGTTGCGCCCGAACCGCGGTGCGGTCGTCGCCAGCCCGAGCGTCGAAGAAGCTCGGCAGATCTTCTATGCACGTCGCCTGGTCGAACGTGCCATCACCGAACTGGCCGTCGAGCACGCGACAGCCGAGCAGTTGGCCGAACTGCGGCAGATGGTCAGGGATGAGCAGGACAGCTTTTCCCGGGGTGATCGTGGCGCGGGTATTCGTCTCTCCGGCGAGTTCCACCTGAAGCTGGCCGAGGCCGCGCGCAATGCGCCGCTCTTCAGCTTTCAGCGCAGCCTGGTGTCGCAGACCTCGCTAATCATCGCCCAGTACGAAAGCAGCGGCCGTTCGCACTGCTCCTATGACGAGCACAATCAGCTGATCGATGCCATCGAGGCGCGCGATGTCGAGCGTGCGGTGCACCTGATGATGCATCACATGGATCACATCGACAGCAAGCTCAACCTCGACGAGGAAAGCGCCTCGGACGACCTGCACGCCGTGTTCTCGCACCTGTTGCAGACCAAGAAGAAGCCAGGCCGCAACGGCGCCAATCGCTGA
- the puuE gene encoding allantoinase PuuE codes for MNADYPRDLIGYGANPPHPHWPGDAHIALSFVLNYEEGGERNILHGDRESEAFLSEMVAAQPLQGQRNLCMESLYEYGSRAGVWRLLNLFKQHDIPLTIFAVAMAAQRHPDVIREMVAAGHEICSHGYRWIDYQNMDEATEREHMLEAIRILTELTGERPLGWYTGRLGPNTRRLVREEGGFLYDSDTYDDDLPYWDPASTAEKPHLVIPYTLDTNDMRFTQVQGFNKGDDFFEYLKDAFDVLYAEGEAGAPKMLSIGMHCRLLGRPARLASLARFIDYVKSHDKVWCARRVDIARHWHATHPFRATEQESSK; via the coding sequence GTGAATGCTGATTACCCACGCGATCTGATCGGCTACGGCGCAAACCCACCCCACCCCCACTGGCCGGGCGATGCCCATATTGCCCTGTCCTTCGTGCTCAATTACGAGGAAGGCGGCGAGCGCAACATCCTTCACGGCGACAGGGAGTCCGAGGCCTTTCTCTCCGAGATGGTCGCCGCCCAGCCGCTGCAGGGTCAGCGCAACCTGTGCATGGAATCGCTCTACGAGTACGGCAGCCGCGCCGGCGTCTGGCGCCTGCTCAACCTGTTCAAGCAGCATGACATCCCGCTGACCATCTTCGCCGTGGCCATGGCCGCCCAGCGCCACCCGGACGTGATCCGCGAGATGGTCGCCGCCGGGCATGAGATCTGCAGCCACGGCTACCGCTGGATCGATTACCAGAACATGGACGAAGCGACCGAGCGCGAGCACATGCTCGAGGCCATCCGCATCCTCACCGAGCTGACCGGCGAGCGCCCGCTGGGCTGGTACACCGGGCGCCTGGGCCCGAATACCCGACGCCTGGTACGCGAGGAAGGCGGCTTCCTCTATGACTCCGACACCTACGACGACGACCTGCCCTACTGGGACCCGGCCAGCACCGCAGAAAAACCGCACCTGGTGATCCCCTACACCCTGGACACCAACGACATGCGCTTCACCCAGGTGCAGGGCTTCAACAAGGGCGACGATTTCTTCGAATACCTCAAGGATGCCTTCGACGTGCTCTATGCCGAAGGTGAAGCCGGCGCACCGAAAATGCTGTCGATCGGCATGCACTGCCGCCTGCTCGGTCGCCCGGCGCGCCTGGCTTCGCTGGCGCGCTTCATCGACTACGTCAAAAGCCATGACAAGGTCTGGTGCGCCCGCCGCGTCGACATCGCCAGACACTGGCATGCCACCCACCCCTTCCGTGCGACCGAGCAAGAGAGCAGCAAATGA